The following coding sequences lie in one Spea bombifrons isolate aSpeBom1 chromosome 5, aSpeBom1.2.pri, whole genome shotgun sequence genomic window:
- the LOC128496921 gene encoding uncharacterized protein LOC128496921, with protein sequence MSPSACATHPTASPGCSSVRQAYPVNSVLSLSNTSQSSVLKSTERMQLPSLSLVSTKNEQCVPLVKPLVKLEEASICVATKPVSKENCTSSYTTSLGRQDIHCKDINHEKINKAPATSMPTEDKDFSKLPFNSYSSVQTKSSTFLLHVSQRSLSQGTSLQASEAPSKSSANTNIHNSSKAIAEDMKIAALKQIFKDRALSVSPIGSIHDTTPKASTTTSVSKLNQVLNLQKKACATLHTKDLASSDASPVSPLGCVRSSTFGSSKLAVSLGGKDDTALSKIIAEAIKAAAEKPVLKGIDLNRVVRILIENGGMKSVKRESHK encoded by the exons atgtccccttcagcatgtGCCACACACCCAACAG CATCCCCAGGCTGCTCCAGTGTAAGACAAGCATATCCTGTAAATAGTGTACTTAGCCTCAGCAACACATCTCAGTCCTCTGTATTGAAGTCTACTGAAAGGATGCAGCTTCCGTCACTCTCACTAGTGTCAACCAAGAATGAACAATGCGTGCCATTGGTTAAGCCATTGGTTAAGCTAGAGGAAGCTTCAATATGTGTTGCAACAAAACCAGTCTCCAAAG AAAATTGCACATCCAGTTACACTACATCTTTGGGAAGGCAAGATATACACTGTAAAGACATTaatcatgaaaaaataaacaaggccCCAGCCACTTCTATGCCTACTGAGGACAAGGACTTCAGCAAGCTTCCTTTCAATTCATATTCTTCTGTTCAAACGAAGAGTAGCACCTTTTTACTACATGTGTCACAAAGATCCCTTTCACAAGGAACCTCCTTACAAGCATCTGAGGCACCAAGCAAAAGCAGTgcaaacacaaatatacataacagcTCAAAGGCAATAGCTGAAGACATGAAAATTGCTGCACTTAAGCAAATTTTCAAAG atcGTGCATTAAGTGTAAGTCCCATTGGCAGTATCCATGATACTACCCCCAAAGCTTCAACAACCACATCTGTATCTAAGTTGAATCAAGTTCTAAACCTCCAGAAGAAAGCCTGTGCCACTTTGCATACAAAAGACCTGGCTTCTTCGGATGCAAGTCCAGTTTCCCCTTTAGGATGCGTGAGGTCATCAACCTTTGGTAGTAGCAAGCTTGCTGTGAGTTTAGgaggcaaagatgacacagctCTTTCAAAGATTATTGCTGAAGCTATTAAAGCGGCTGCTGAAAAACCAGTCCTTAAAG gaATTGACCTTAATAGAGTAGTCCGAATATTAATAGAAAATGGTGGAATGAAGTCTGTAAAAAGAGAGAGCCACAAATAA